One stretch of Bacteroidota bacterium DNA includes these proteins:
- a CDS encoding type II toxin-antitoxin system RelE/ParE family toxin has protein sequence MIIVYLNHFYKDISVILSKKILAEIANVIDIVEKADKPQDIPNLKKLKGFKSAYRIKIGNYRIGVVIQKDKIIFARIAHRKDIYKLFP, from the coding sequence ATGATTATTGTATATTTAAATCACTTCTATAAAGACATCAGTGTTATACTATCAAAGAAAATCCTCGCTGAAATAGCAAATGTCATTGATATTGTTGAAAAAGCCGATAAACCACAAGATATACCGAATCTGAAAAAACTTAAAGGATTCAAAAGTGCCTATCGGATAAAAATTGGTAATTACAGAATTGGTGTAGTTATACAAAAAGATAAAATCATTTTTGCAAGAATAGCACATAGGAAGGACATTTATAAACTCTTCCCATAA
- a CDS encoding DUF3467 domain-containing protein has protein sequence MEEQRNPAQLNIELSDEVAEGIYSNLAIITHSPSEFIIDFVKMMPGVPKAKVKSRIILTPQHAKRLFRALKDNITKYESVHGTVKEPTGEAMPPFHLGGPTAQA, from the coding sequence ATGGAAGAACAAAGAAATCCCGCTCAGCTTAATATTGAGCTGAGCGACGAAGTGGCTGAAGGGATATACTCTAACCTGGCCATCATCACACATTCACCGTCGGAGTTCATCATCGATTTTGTCAAGATGATGCCCGGCGTGCCAAAAGCCAAGGTGAAATCACGCATTATTTTAACACCACAGCATGCCAAGAGGCTGTTCAGGGCATTGAAGGATAATATCACCAAGTACGAGTCGGTACATGGCACTGTCAAAGAACCAACAGGTGAAGCAATGCCTCCGTTTCATTTAGGAGGGCCGACAGCACAGGCTTAA
- the rpoC gene encoding DNA-directed RNA polymerase subunit beta', with amino-acid sequence MAFRKDSNVTSTFNKMTISLSSPEHILELSSGEVLKPETINYRTYKPERDGLFCERIFGPVKDWECHCGKYKRIRYKGIVCDRCGVEVTEKKVRRERMGHIQLVVPVAHIWFFRSLPNKIGALLGLATKKLDSIIYYERYVVINPGIKEREGVKYLDFLTEEEYFQHVESLPQENQYLDDDHPDKFIAKMGAEALHDLLARLDLDQMSYDLRHKASTETSQQRKLEALKRLQVFEAFREANKRVENHPEWMIVKVVPVIPPELRPLVPLDGGRFATSDLNDLYRRVIIRNNRLKRLIEIKAPDVILRNEKRMLQEAVDSLFDNSRKANAVKTESNRALKSLSDSLKGKQGRFRQNLLGKRVDYSGRSVIVVGPELKLHECGLPKEMASELFKPFIIRKLLERGIVKTVKSAKKIVDRKDPVVWDILENILKGHPVMLNRAPTLHRLGIQAFQPKLIEGKAIQLHPLSCTAFNADFDGDQMAVHVPLGHAAILEAQLLMLASHNILNPANGAPITVPSQDMVLGLYYLTKGRNGIPENPVKGEGHTFYSPDEVIIAYNEGKLDLHAFINVRISLKENGQEVTRMIETTTGRILLNQHVPHEYGYLNELLTKKSLRDIIGDILRQTGTASTAKFLDDIKDLGFQMSFKGGLSFNLADVIIPEGKEKLIGKANAEVEEVMNNYNMGFITNNERYNQVIDIWTHTNSQLTQSLIQQLSQDRQGFNPVFMMLDSGARGSKEQIRQLSGMRGLMAKPQKSTATGGEIIENPILSNFKEGLSVLEYFISTHGARKGLADTALKTADAGYLTRRLVDVAQDVVITEEDCGTLRGLTITALKKSEEVVEKLYDRILGRVSLHDIYHPQSGALIIEAGEEITEKIAEVIENSPLEEIEIRSVLTCESKLGVCTNCYGRNLANGKLVQKGEALGVIAAQSIGEPGTQLTLRTFHVGGTASNIAIVSKIEAKYGGIVEIEELRSVEYTDAENRKYDIVIGRSAEMRIADKKTGIALSSANIPYGAKLYFKNGSGVFKGNVIAEWDPYNAVILSEVTGKIHFESIIENVTYRVESDEQTGYYDKVIIETRLKTRNPNIHILSSTNDIIKSYDIPVGAHLVVEDGQKIKAGEILVKIPRAIGKSGDITGGLPRVTELFEGRNPSDPAIVAEIDGVVSFGKRLKRGNREVIITSKSGEEKSYLIPTSKQILAQENDYVKAGTPLSEGEIAPSDILAIKGPMKVQEYIVNEIQEVYRLQGVKINDKHFEVIVRQMMRKVEVADPGDTKFLEGELVNKLDFYEENDWIFGKKVVIEHGDSITYKPGQIISARKLRDENSLLKRRDKRLAEARDTYPATARQVLQGITKASLQTKSFLSAASFQETTKVLTEAAIRAKSDDLLGLKENVLVGHLIPAGTGLREYDNLIVGSKEEYEALMASKEDGAIVKE; translated from the coding sequence ATGGCTTTCAGAAAAGACTCTAACGTTACAAGCACATTTAACAAGATGACCATCAGCCTTTCATCGCCCGAGCATATCCTCGAGTTGTCAAGCGGTGAAGTGCTGAAACCCGAAACCATCAATTACAGGACATATAAACCTGAACGGGATGGATTATTCTGTGAAAGAATATTCGGGCCTGTCAAGGATTGGGAATGCCATTGCGGTAAATATAAACGTATACGGTATAAAGGTATCGTTTGCGACCGCTGTGGCGTTGAAGTCACTGAAAAAAAAGTACGGCGTGAACGTATGGGACATATACAGCTGGTCGTTCCAGTCGCACATATCTGGTTCTTCCGTTCCCTGCCCAATAAAATCGGCGCACTCCTTGGATTAGCAACAAAAAAACTGGATTCCATCATTTATTACGAACGGTATGTTGTAATCAACCCTGGAATTAAAGAAAGAGAAGGAGTAAAGTATCTGGATTTCCTTACCGAGGAAGAGTACTTCCAACATGTGGAATCCCTGCCTCAGGAAAACCAGTATCTGGACGACGACCACCCCGACAAGTTTATTGCCAAGATGGGAGCAGAAGCGTTGCATGACTTGCTGGCACGGCTTGACCTTGACCAGATGTCGTATGATCTGCGCCATAAAGCCAGCACTGAGACATCGCAGCAGCGGAAGCTGGAGGCTCTCAAACGTTTGCAGGTATTTGAAGCTTTCCGTGAAGCCAATAAACGCGTTGAAAACCATCCCGAATGGATGATCGTCAAAGTTGTCCCTGTCATACCACCTGAATTGCGGCCACTTGTTCCACTCGATGGCGGCCGTTTTGCCACATCCGACCTCAATGACCTTTACCGCAGGGTCATCATCAGAAACAACAGATTAAAGAGATTGATCGAAATAAAAGCACCTGATGTCATTCTTCGTAATGAAAAACGAATGCTCCAGGAAGCTGTTGACTCCTTGTTTGATAATTCACGGAAAGCCAATGCTGTCAAGACCGAATCGAACCGGGCACTGAAATCTCTCAGCGACAGCCTCAAAGGAAAACAGGGACGGTTCCGCCAGAACCTCCTTGGAAAGCGTGTCGACTACTCTGGCCGCTCGGTCATTGTTGTCGGGCCTGAACTGAAACTCCATGAATGTGGCCTTCCTAAGGAAATGGCATCAGAACTTTTCAAGCCTTTCATCATCCGCAAACTCCTTGAAAGAGGAATTGTAAAAACTGTAAAATCAGCCAAGAAGATCGTTGACAGGAAAGACCCGGTTGTATGGGATATTCTCGAAAATATTCTTAAAGGTCATCCTGTGATGCTGAACCGTGCACCAACATTGCACAGGCTTGGCATACAGGCATTCCAGCCCAAACTCATTGAAGGTAAAGCTATACAGTTACATCCTTTGTCATGTACGGCTTTTAATGCCGACTTTGACGGTGACCAGATGGCCGTTCATGTTCCACTGGGTCATGCAGCTATTCTCGAAGCCCAGCTTCTCATGCTGGCGTCACATAATATCCTTAATCCTGCCAATGGAGCCCCTATCACAGTTCCTTCGCAGGACATGGTACTCGGCTTGTACTATCTGACCAAGGGAAGAAATGGTATTCCGGAAAATCCTGTTAAAGGTGAAGGACATACGTTTTATTCTCCCGATGAGGTCATTATTGCCTATAACGAAGGTAAACTCGATCTTCATGCCTTTATCAATGTCAGAATCAGTTTGAAGGAGAATGGTCAGGAAGTGACCAGAATGATTGAGACCACCACAGGACGCATACTTCTTAACCAGCATGTTCCGCATGAATATGGCTATCTTAATGAATTATTAACTAAAAAAAGCCTCAGAGATATCATCGGGGATATTTTGCGCCAGACAGGCACAGCCTCAACAGCCAAATTCCTCGATGACATTAAAGATCTGGGATTCCAGATGTCATTTAAAGGCGGGCTGTCATTTAACCTTGCTGATGTGATCATTCCCGAAGGAAAGGAGAAGCTTATTGGCAAAGCCAATGCAGAAGTTGAAGAGGTCATGAATAACTATAATATGGGTTTCATCACGAACAATGAGAGGTATAACCAGGTCATTGACATATGGACTCATACGAATTCGCAGTTGACACAATCGCTCATCCAGCAGTTGTCGCAGGACAGGCAGGGTTTCAACCCTGTGTTCATGATGCTTGACTCAGGCGCCAGGGGATCAAAAGAGCAGATCCGTCAGCTTTCGGGTATGAGAGGATTGATGGCTAAGCCGCAGAAGTCAACTGCCACCGGTGGTGAAATCATTGAGAATCCTATTCTTTCCAACTTTAAGGAGGGCCTGTCGGTTTTGGAATACTTTATTTCAACACACGGAGCCCGCAAAGGTCTTGCTGATACAGCTCTTAAGACTGCCGATGCCGGTTACCTGACACGCCGCCTTGTCGACGTGGCCCAGGATGTGGTCATCACCGAGGAAGACTGCGGCACATTGAGAGGACTTACAATTACCGCGCTGAAGAAAAGTGAGGAAGTCGTCGAAAAATTATACGACAGGATACTGGGACGTGTGTCCCTCCACGATATATACCACCCTCAGAGTGGCGCTCTGATCATCGAAGCAGGCGAGGAGATAACGGAAAAAATTGCCGAAGTGATTGAAAATTCACCACTGGAAGAAATTGAAATACGTTCAGTACTGACCTGTGAATCAAAACTCGGTGTGTGCACCAATTGTTATGGCCGTAACCTGGCCAATGGCAAGCTGGTTCAAAAAGGTGAGGCTCTCGGCGTCATTGCAGCACAATCCATCGGTGAACCCGGAACACAGCTCACACTGCGTACCTTTCACGTCGGCGGTACCGCCTCAAACATCGCCATAGTGTCGAAGATAGAAGCCAAGTATGGTGGCATCGTGGAGATCGAAGAGTTGCGTTCAGTTGAATATACCGACGCTGAAAACAGAAAATATGACATCGTCATAGGCCGTTCAGCCGAAATGCGTATTGCAGATAAAAAGACAGGAATAGCCCTTTCATCTGCCAATATCCCATATGGTGCCAAACTGTATTTTAAAAATGGCTCTGGAGTATTCAAAGGTAATGTCATTGCCGAGTGGGATCCATATAATGCCGTGATTCTTTCTGAAGTTACCGGAAAGATACACTTCGAAAGCATCATTGAAAATGTAACTTACCGCGTGGAATCGGATGAACAGACAGGGTATTATGACAAGGTCATCATTGAGACGAGGCTTAAGACACGGAATCCCAATATTCATATCCTTTCTTCCACGAATGATATCATCAAGAGCTACGATATTCCTGTCGGTGCGCATCTTGTTGTTGAGGATGGCCAGAAAATTAAAGCCGGCGAAATACTGGTTAAGATTCCGCGTGCCATTGGTAAATCGGGTGACATCACGGGCGGTCTGCCAAGGGTGACAGAGTTATTTGAAGGCCGTAATCCATCTGATCCGGCTATTGTCGCCGAGATTGACGGCGTGGTGTCGTTCGGCAAACGACTCAAGAGAGGCAACCGTGAGGTCATTATTACCTCCAAATCAGGTGAGGAAAAGAGTTATCTGATCCCCACATCAAAGCAGATCCTGGCACAGGAAAATGACTATGTGAAAGCCGGTACGCCGCTGTCGGAAGGTGAAATAGCCCCATCTGATATCCTGGCTATCAAAGGTCCTATGAAAGTGCAGGAATATATCGTCAACGAGATACAGGAAGTCTACCGTTTGCAGGGCGTTAAGATCAATGATAAGCATTTTGAGGTTATTGTCAGGCAGATGATGCGTAAGGTTGAAGTGGCTGACCCGGGCGATACCAAGTTCCTGGAAGGCGAGCTGGTCAACAAGCTGGATTTCTATGAAGAGAATGACTGGATATTTGGTAAAAAAGTGGTTATCGAGCACGGTGACTCCATAACCTATAAGCCAGGCCAGATTATCAGCGCCCGTAAGCTCAGGGATGAGAACTCCCTGTTGAAACGCCGCGACAAGAGGCTCGCGGAAGCACGCGACACCTATCCGGCAACAGCACGCCAGGTGTTGCAGGGTATCACCAAAGCTTCGTTGCAAACCAAGAGCTTCCTGTCGGCAGCATCATTCCAGGAGACGACAAAAGTACTCACGGAAGCTGCCATCAGGGCTAAGTCGGATGATCTGCTCGGCCTGAAGGAAAATGTCCTCGTCGGCCACCTCATACCGGCCGGAACTGGCCTCCGCGAGTACGACAACCTCATCGTCGGTTCGAAAGAAGAATATGAAGCGCTGATGGCATCGAAAGAAGATGGTGCCATCGTGAAAGAATAA